The following coding sequences lie in one Polluticoccus soli genomic window:
- a CDS encoding acyltransferase family protein: MREPIRQYDEHPEHLSYLDSVRGLAVLWVMFFHYINQRFHEHSMAKLASFVFNGETAIFLFVLSGFVLSYKYIVLDHELDIRKFYIQRFLRFWPAFFVAVSINALYQYRHDLSIHNLTDQFLFNKGQFWEEASLFRYSPGFERTPQYYLPGWALVVILSMSFLLPFMIALAHKSWRYLPWMMLAFTLIGINMGNKYVYHIHFALGVLISCWFVRISSGNLRKLRIYKYHHLLLGLAVMLFSMRQLGRINRIEIYGPWYKYWIQTFLGIDFSFYSAIASLIFLIAIIDSPRVRRLLSNSSLHFLGRISYCLYLMHWVVVVAIFDNWNLIAPLFPNTISAVCIMMVVCTAVSIALATVLHYTVELPSIRFSKRVTSKLKPSLIIKKEAPPVPHKHITEKIKAG, from the coding sequence ATGAGAGAGCCTATCCGTCAATATGATGAACATCCGGAACACCTTAGTTACCTCGATTCCGTTCGCGGCTTAGCTGTCCTGTGGGTAATGTTTTTCCATTACATCAATCAGCGATTTCATGAACACAGCATGGCGAAACTCGCATCATTCGTGTTCAATGGTGAGACCGCGATATTCCTGTTCGTGCTCAGTGGCTTTGTTTTGTCCTATAAATATATTGTCCTTGATCACGAGCTTGACATCCGCAAATTCTACATTCAAAGATTTTTACGCTTCTGGCCGGCGTTCTTTGTTGCTGTATCGATAAATGCGCTCTACCAATACCGTCACGACCTGAGCATTCATAACCTAACAGATCAATTCTTATTCAATAAGGGCCAGTTTTGGGAAGAAGCGTCTCTCTTCAGGTATAGCCCGGGGTTTGAGCGGACGCCACAATACTACTTGCCCGGATGGGCGTTGGTGGTGATACTTTCCATGTCCTTCCTACTACCATTCATGATAGCCCTGGCGCACAAGAGCTGGCGATACCTGCCGTGGATGATGCTAGCCTTTACACTTATCGGGATCAACATGGGGAATAAGTATGTATACCACATACATTTTGCCTTAGGCGTACTCATCAGCTGTTGGTTTGTACGCATCAGCTCCGGAAATTTACGCAAACTCAGAATATACAAATACCACCATTTGCTGTTAGGCCTCGCTGTAATGCTGTTCTCTATGCGGCAACTGGGCAGGATCAACAGAATAGAAATCTATGGCCCCTGGTATAAATACTGGATCCAGACCTTTCTCGGCATCGACTTTTCTTTTTATTCCGCCATCGCCTCTTTAATATTTCTTATTGCCATCATTGACTCGCCTAGAGTAAGGCGATTATTAAGCAACAGTAGCCTACATTTTTTAGGCAGAATATCTTATTGCCTTTACCTGATGCATTGGGTAGTGGTGGTAGCCATATTTGACAATTGGAACCTGATCGCACCTTTGTTTCCCAACACAATAAGCGCGGTCTGTATAATGATGGTAGTTTGCACAGCAGTATCAATCGCTTTGGCAACAGTTCTGCACTATACTGTTGAACTTCCATCCATACGGTTTAGCAAACGGGTGACATCCAAACTCAAACCGTCGCTCATAATAAAGAAAGAGGCACCACCTGTTCCACACAAGCACATCACAGAAAAAATTAAGGCCGGCTAA
- a CDS encoding O-antigen ligase family protein: protein MEQRVPYTWKPVLAGGLLTLLAGMGLFIFGGRVEWLLLPFAYLYLLVLAYDWKAAYWILLCSLPFSMHIELDGGVLSTSIPDEPMIWLFFLLFLLLLAYRPNSIPGWFLRHPITILISLQFLWLLVSVLCSQLFFPAAKFFIAKSWYLVCFYVFPVWIFKDKRDIKTVFWVLLLPVFVTIAVITWRHSTHDYSFLSVNHAIGKLYYNHVEYGAILSMLFPVLVVAFLLSGKKVLWRIVGFLAVAAFSVVLFLTYARAAVLGVAFAAVVAACIRFRLVNWVMPAMYLCIAAIVIFFAHDNMYMEFTPDYEHTYMRHNLSDHIRATFQGQDMSSMERVYRWVAAVRMSTEHPLTGFGPHGFIEHYKTYTVPAFRTYVSDNPERSTTHNYFLLMLTEQGWPAMLLYAILTPLAFAQAQSTYHRFKDRFYKLCTLALAMLLAACFINNFFSELIETHKVGALLYLSLSLLAVLSNKSRQTDIA, encoded by the coding sequence ATGGAGCAACGCGTACCTTATACCTGGAAACCTGTCCTCGCTGGTGGGCTGCTTACGCTGCTCGCCGGAATGGGGTTATTTATTTTCGGTGGACGGGTAGAATGGCTGTTGCTGCCGTTTGCTTATCTCTACTTATTGGTTCTTGCTTACGATTGGAAAGCTGCATATTGGATACTGTTATGTTCGCTCCCGTTTTCGATGCACATAGAGCTGGACGGAGGTGTGCTATCTACTTCGATCCCCGACGAGCCGATGATCTGGTTGTTTTTTCTTCTTTTCCTTTTGCTGCTAGCCTATCGGCCTAACAGCATTCCGGGATGGTTTTTAAGACATCCCATCACCATTTTGATCTCGCTTCAGTTTCTTTGGTTGTTGGTTTCGGTCTTGTGCTCACAACTCTTTTTCCCTGCTGCCAAATTTTTTATTGCTAAAAGCTGGTACCTGGTGTGCTTTTATGTTTTCCCTGTATGGATATTCAAGGATAAGCGAGATATTAAAACAGTATTCTGGGTTTTGCTACTACCGGTATTTGTAACCATTGCTGTAATTACATGGCGACACTCAACCCATGACTATAGTTTTTTATCAGTTAACCACGCGATCGGTAAGCTGTACTACAACCATGTTGAGTACGGTGCGATCTTGTCGATGTTGTTCCCTGTACTGGTTGTGGCCTTTTTGCTTTCTGGCAAAAAGGTGTTGTGGCGCATTGTCGGGTTTCTAGCAGTTGCGGCTTTTTCGGTCGTATTGTTCCTGACCTATGCGCGGGCCGCAGTATTGGGTGTTGCCTTTGCCGCGGTTGTGGCTGCCTGCATTCGTTTCCGGTTGGTAAACTGGGTAATGCCGGCAATGTACCTGTGCATCGCGGCGATCGTGATCTTTTTCGCTCACGACAATATGTATATGGAGTTCACCCCGGATTATGAACATACCTATATGCGTCACAACCTCAGCGATCATATCCGCGCTACTTTCCAGGGGCAGGATATGTCGAGCATGGAACGGGTGTATAGGTGGGTGGCAGCAGTGAGGATGAGCACTGAGCACCCGCTGACCGGGTTTGGACCGCATGGGTTTATCGAGCACTATAAGACTTACACAGTACCTGCATTCAGAACCTATGTGAGCGATAATCCTGAAAGGTCAACCACGCACAACTACTTTCTGCTGATGCTTACAGAACAGGGCTGGCCTGCCATGCTGCTCTATGCAATACTTACTCCACTTGCTTTTGCACAGGCGCAGTCAACCTACCACCGGTTTAAAGACAGGTTCTATAAGTTGTGTACGCTGGCGCTGGCAATGCTGTTGGCCGCATGTTTTATCAACAACTTTTTCTCCGAGCTCATCGAGACGCACAAAGTTGGTGCCTTGCTTTACCTGAGCCTGTCTTTGTTGGCTGTACTGTCTAACAAAAGCAGGCAGACAGATATTGCCTAG
- a CDS encoding right-handed parallel beta-helix repeat-containing protein: MKHLNTCRPLMLLVAFCLLAVTASAQLSGTYTIGGTSPNYATLSAAVADLNSQGVSGPVVFNIRDGNYTDQVVINSVAGASATNRIVFQSESNNAANVTITASAMSTSNNHIFKLNSAKYVTIRQLTLTPTNGTYCTAINITGAASYDSVVNCNLSGPSSTYTGYYGALVQAYSSAASNMVFKNNNITNGGSGFYIYQSSVGAAQNDFVIEGNNISGQYYMPIYTTYTRDFKIRNNTITKVGPYSYSIYCNYANDAYECTGNVINISNCSYSGYGLYHGNCEGSATDPTKRPLVANNQLTQTGISTTTYPIWNNGSIYLTFRDNTINVSAISTTYIYNQTTPGLVFTGNNITINSSTTVYAYYTYQSHGAVVDSNTINISTGSGSYYPYLMYSDNTKVSNNTVNVTSTSGSIYGFYPQYTSNNTNLELSGNKINVSSTSGTVYGVYVSGTTGTPDMGLRVFNNVITTSTSGTNRSFYATSLVGNNKFYNNTFHSRATGSTNYSFQISPSSGTNTIYNNIFSRTGTNGFLASIGNAGLSAMDNNLYYASSGNILESSSTTAAYNNLQGWRTSTGKDKNSLVYDPGYISATSGNVNDLAPDPASANSWSRNGRGIHIAGNDKDINGNTRVIDRPSGVPDIGAHEFTPTSTPPVASASPASPVASGTQTFTLGQDTVATIAWGASVPSSVTVRQYTGTAPAGISAVSSNNMYFYTDVNVPSGTFAHTSNIYYQDPWAGSTGNEASLRLAKKDGANPWIVYAAGVSSANTTRNIITTTGSSNFGLHTGVDQGDNAGTNALTNPVAPFCSGNQTVIAQIKNSGNNVLNSVQVGWSVDGIVQSPVSYTTQINTLGSGLGNTATVSLGTVNFGTAPKVIRVWTYSPNGNTDPFTNDDTLTVSLRSSLSGTYTIGGTTPNYSNIAAAVTDLNNYGVCGPVVFDIRNGTYTERTVLKPVTGASAINTITFKSETNNAANVTINYSSSSSANYIFLMDSARHFIFRDLTIQTLNTTYGRVFEFKGDASHDSIINCTLTMAGTSGSSRTGIYAISPFNGTGNVMKGSTVNSGYYGVYLSGSSSGLIADFTFDNNTFTNPYSYGLYAYYTNGIKFTNNTITWSGSATFYAGYLYYCHGALDFSGNNITASSTGSSLYGIYANYSNGPSGNYAKFNNNNLTLNNTYTYGYIYPLYFTSINYDSIAGNTVNATGNYYIYNYYQNAGSHDFVGNTLNFTCQYYYGSWYNLANVNMENNDFTFTAPNYMYWSIQTLNNLNFKKNKVVLTCTNSSATTYMYYPSNMVFEDNEWTANGLYTVYALYLYGGQSMYQNNLINRNVIKANATNGTAYGIYAYYNDGFTYSNNIIIAKGQSNYAFYSYNPFDQNLYNNTLVCKNASGYVLQAYNSGSSNGQPYFMKLRNNIFYNSNSSGSGLNFQSGDLTNLNSDYNNVFVGGSSKFVGGGTFSTLSQWRIAKGQDMNSIMYDPGFTNPSSDNYIPDVANSSSWSLNGRGVHITGNDKDFAGNTRVVTKAAGVPDIGAYEFAPTSTPPSAAATPASPAAGTTQVFTLGEDTVATVTWDASASVPSTIDVKQYSGVQPPSFIAANSMYLYTDIAASSAMHDVKIYYKDPQTGTTIGESGLRLVKKDGGNPWTVFSNPQSSTNPVLNFNNSTAMTTFGLHTMTDVPNNASAAELVAPVTAFCAPSTQEVKVKIKNNGNNVLNSVKIGWTKNGAPQTTISYTTPIYTLGSAQGNEAIISLGNVTFPNSNAISFVVYTFNPNNVADPATSDDTLKFTIKPSLNGTYTIGGTTPDYPTVVDAINDLNSFGICGPVVFNIRDGNYTDGGKIDAPLQGSSAVNRVTFQSESGVTANVVITHAASNANNNAVFGLDNISNITVRNLKLVTTNGSFSTAIAMGGSASYDSVVGCILQAPTSGSSGANAAVVQGYYPSFSGTENVLLKNTIIGGYYGIYWNSGGAATKNIVDSNTLSGQYYYGMSLYYTYGTKVRGNTLTLSSPVYYGVDMMYNYAAGTTSSDFIGNTVNATGPVYPIRLYYLNQGGSNTVRGKFAGNTINGSGSTVYCYMYNPYYTDMYNNKINLNSTGYVNNYFGYAAQYTNVYNNEIKVNGTYGYAWYASSMYYSNIYNNAVIGNFGSLSTAYGMYASYGQYDSIYNNTILMTSTYSSSYALYAYLYSSSYSNNWMRNNLIANFSTSTSAYSAYLSPGIGYNNTFDYNNYYASNGNHIYNGMTSQVQTLQAWRTYSGVDKNSLCYNPGVISATGDAHPNANDSASWSLNGRGMHIATNNADLEGNARVTTLAAGVPDIGAYEFVPNSTPPLAIATPAVPAVGKQVFTFGQDTVAVLDWKPNSQIPNVVDIRQYTGTVPPSFPANVGFMYFYTDVNAANSTYDFTADIYYDDPWRGTIPTEANIRMVKKLNPQPWQAYNSPLSSVDVNRNIIQASMTNLGYMTGIEDGTLFSAIITPGGSGIFCPGGSVVLNANTGIGYTYQWQFNYVDIPGATGSSYTATGAGDYTVKITNSANVTATSLAFLVTIVAPPAAQVSASGPLTYCTGGNLTLNAATAVNQTYQWYLNGNLIPSATQPTYQVNTHGSYTVMVKGMGCSSTSPVVTVSEGPIQVNLGQDTSFCEGTPFVLDAGYPGAKYLWSTGDTTQQITIYNKLQSGTYTVAVDAGPNCKGSDNIIVTVNPLPAVLGISYVKNGSTYQFSPSGPTDVKNYLWMFSDNTTDTAKTATHTFSIPEFEVKLVVFNDCGTDTAMLKLPVSVGETANGDVQFTVYPNPASDYITLTSTGDVKFSDVVIINAVGQVVYRGNADLKQKEEVNVGSFANGHYLIRATTAAGMTISKPFNVVR, translated from the coding sequence AACATTACCAATGGTGGTAGTGGTTTCTATATATACCAGTCAAGCGTTGGTGCTGCACAGAATGACTTTGTTATTGAAGGCAATAACATCTCTGGTCAGTATTATATGCCTATATATACGACCTACACCCGCGATTTTAAGATCCGTAATAATACCATTACTAAGGTTGGACCGTATAGCTATTCTATATATTGCAACTATGCAAACGATGCATATGAATGTACAGGTAACGTCATCAATATCAGCAACTGCTCTTATTCAGGCTATGGCCTGTATCACGGCAATTGTGAGGGTAGCGCTACCGATCCGACGAAACGACCACTGGTTGCTAACAATCAACTGACACAAACAGGTATTTCGACCACCACTTATCCTATCTGGAACAATGGTTCAATTTATCTGACTTTCAGGGATAACACCATCAACGTTTCTGCTATCTCAACAACTTATATCTACAACCAGACTACGCCAGGCCTCGTGTTTACTGGTAATAATATTACCATCAATTCGTCTACAACTGTATATGCTTATTATACTTACCAGTCGCATGGAGCAGTAGTAGATAGCAACACGATCAACATCAGCACCGGTAGCGGTAGCTACTATCCGTACCTGATGTACAGCGATAATACCAAGGTTTCGAACAATACGGTGAATGTCACTTCAACAAGTGGATCTATTTATGGCTTTTATCCGCAATACACTTCAAACAACACCAATCTTGAATTATCTGGGAATAAGATCAACGTAAGTTCCACCAGCGGTACTGTTTACGGAGTTTACGTTTCAGGCACAACTGGTACTCCGGATATGGGGTTACGTGTATTTAATAATGTGATCACAACCAGTACTTCCGGTACTAACCGCAGTTTTTATGCAACTTCATTGGTTGGTAATAACAAGTTTTATAACAACACATTCCACAGTCGCGCTACCGGGAGCACTAACTATAGCTTCCAGATAAGTCCATCAAGCGGCACAAATACTATTTATAATAACATCTTCTCGCGTACAGGTACTAACGGTTTCCTGGCGTCTATCGGCAACGCAGGCTTGTCGGCTATGGACAACAATCTGTACTACGCGTCTTCAGGTAATATCCTCGAGAGCTCTTCTACCACTGCAGCATACAATAACCTGCAGGGCTGGCGCACATCAACCGGTAAAGACAAGAATTCGCTTGTTTATGACCCGGGTTATATCAGTGCCACCTCAGGCAACGTAAATGACCTGGCTCCGGACCCTGCAAGTGCAAATTCATGGTCGCGCAATGGCCGTGGTATTCATATTGCAGGTAATGACAAAGACATTAACGGTAATACCCGTGTTATAGACAGGCCATCAGGTGTGCCGGATATTGGTGCCCATGAATTCACGCCCACAAGCACACCGCCGGTAGCAAGTGCTTCACCTGCTTCGCCGGTCGCTAGTGGTACCCAGACATTTACACTGGGGCAGGATACTGTTGCTACTATTGCCTGGGGTGCAAGTGTGCCCAGCTCTGTTACGGTAAGACAATATACAGGTACAGCTCCAGCAGGTATATCTGCAGTAAGCAGCAACAACATGTATTTCTACACTGATGTGAATGTGCCATCGGGTACTTTTGCTCATACATCTAATATCTACTACCAGGATCCCTGGGCGGGCAGTACCGGCAACGAAGCATCGCTGAGGCTAGCTAAGAAAGATGGTGCAAACCCATGGATCGTGTACGCTGCTGGTGTTAGCTCGGCTAATACAACCCGCAACATCATTACAACAACTGGTAGCAGCAATTTCGGTCTGCATACCGGTGTTGATCAGGGCGACAACGCGGGAACTAATGCATTGACAAACCCTGTTGCTCCATTCTGTTCTGGCAACCAGACTGTGATAGCCCAGATCAAGAATAGCGGTAACAATGTGCTGAACAGTGTGCAGGTAGGCTGGAGCGTTGACGGTATTGTCCAATCGCCGGTTAGCTATACCACGCAGATCAACACGTTGGGTAGCGGTTTGGGTAATACTGCGACCGTATCGCTGGGAACAGTAAATTTTGGTACGGCACCGAAAGTGATCAGAGTGTGGACGTATTCGCCTAACGGTAACACCGATCCGTTTACCAATGATGATACGCTTACAGTTTCATTGAGGTCGTCACTTAGCGGTACATATACCATTGGTGGTACAACGCCTAATTATTCAAACATCGCTGCTGCGGTAACTGACCTGAATAACTATGGTGTATGCGGACCGGTCGTGTTTGATATACGCAATGGTACGTATACGGAGCGTACGGTTCTGAAACCTGTTACGGGTGCCAGTGCTATTAATACTATTACGTTCAAATCTGAAACAAATAATGCTGCCAATGTAACTATCAACTACAGTAGCAGCTCATCTGCCAACTACATATTCCTGATGGATAGTGCGAGGCACTTTATATTCAGGGATCTGACCATCCAGACTTTGAACACCACCTATGGTCGTGTGTTTGAATTCAAAGGAGATGCATCGCATGACTCGATCATTAATTGTACCCTTACCATGGCTGGTACTTCGGGCTCAAGCAGAACTGGTATCTATGCCATCAGTCCATTCAATGGTACAGGCAACGTGATGAAAGGAAGCACCGTTAACAGCGGTTACTATGGTGTGTACTTGTCTGGTAGCAGCTCAGGCCTGATAGCTGACTTTACTTTTGACAACAACACTTTCACAAATCCGTATTCTTACGGTTTGTATGCCTACTATACCAATGGTATCAAGTTCACCAATAATACCATTACATGGTCAGGTAGCGCAACCTTCTACGCTGGCTATCTCTATTACTGCCACGGTGCACTTGATTTTTCAGGAAATAACATCACTGCGTCTTCTACAGGTAGCTCTCTCTATGGTATTTATGCAAACTATTCTAACGGACCGTCAGGCAACTACGCCAAGTTTAACAACAACAACCTGACGCTGAACAATACCTATACGTATGGTTATATTTATCCATTGTACTTTACCAGCATCAACTATGACTCTATAGCTGGTAATACAGTAAACGCAACTGGTAACTACTATATCTATAACTATTACCAGAACGCAGGCAGTCACGATTTTGTCGGCAATACACTGAACTTTACGTGCCAGTATTATTACGGCAGCTGGTATAATCTTGCTAACGTAAACATGGAGAATAATGACTTCACGTTTACTGCTCCCAATTACATGTACTGGAGCATTCAGACGTTGAATAACCTGAACTTTAAAAAGAACAAGGTCGTACTAACGTGTACAAACAGCTCTGCTACAACCTACATGTACTATCCAAGCAACATGGTGTTTGAAGACAATGAATGGACTGCTAATGGGTTATACACGGTATATGCCTTGTATTTATACGGTGGGCAGAGTATGTACCAGAACAACCTTATCAACAGGAATGTTATCAAAGCGAATGCAACCAACGGTACTGCTTATGGTATCTACGCCTATTACAACGATGGCTTCACTTATTCGAATAACATCATCATTGCTAAGGGCCAGTCTAACTATGCATTCTACTCGTACAATCCTTTTGATCAAAATCTTTACAACAATACACTTGTTTGTAAAAATGCTTCAGGTTATGTATTGCAGGCATATAATAGCGGCTCATCAAATGGCCAGCCATACTTCATGAAGCTGCGCAATAATATATTCTACAATAGCAATTCCAGCGGTAGTGGTTTAAACTTCCAGTCTGGCGATTTGACTAACCTTAACAGCGATTACAACAACGTCTTTGTGGGTGGTTCATCAAAATTTGTAGGTGGCGGTACTTTCAGTACACTATCGCAATGGAGAATTGCTAAAGGACAAGACATGAATTCGATCATGTATGATCCTGGCTTTACAAATCCTTCAAGTGACAATTATATACCGGACGTTGCAAACAGTTCCAGCTGGTCGCTGAATGGCCGTGGTGTACACATCACCGGTAACGATAAAGATTTTGCAGGAAACACACGCGTAGTAACTAAAGCAGCTGGTGTTCCGGACATTGGTGCCTATGAGTTCGCGCCAACATCAACTCCGCCATCGGCCGCTGCTACTCCCGCATCGCCTGCCGCCGGTACTACACAAGTATTCACCCTGGGTGAGGACACGGTAGCTACTGTAACCTGGGATGCAAGCGCCTCGGTGCCATCAACTATCGATGTAAAACAATACAGCGGTGTGCAGCCTCCTTCGTTCATTGCTGCCAACTCAATGTACCTGTACACTGATATCGCAGCTTCAAGCGCTATGCACGATGTGAAGATCTACTATAAAGACCCGCAAACCGGTACTACCATCGGTGAAAGTGGCTTAAGGCTGGTGAAGAAAGATGGTGGCAACCCATGGACTGTATTCAGCAATCCGCAAAGTTCAACCAATCCTGTGCTGAATTTCAATAATAGCACTGCCATGACCACATTCGGCCTGCATACAATGACCGATGTTCCCAATAATGCATCAGCTGCTGAGCTGGTGGCGCCAGTGACTGCTTTCTGTGCACCAAGTACACAGGAGGTAAAAGTGAAGATCAAGAACAACGGTAACAATGTGCTGAATTCAGTAAAAATCGGCTGGACCAAAAATGGCGCACCCCAAACTACGATCAGCTACACTACACCTATATATACACTCGGTAGCGCACAAGGCAACGAAGCCATTATATCCCTGGGTAATGTAACTTTCCCGAATTCAAACGCCATCAGCTTCGTTGTGTATACCTTCAACCCGAACAACGTGGCAGATCCCGCAACCAGCGACGATACGCTGAAATTTACCATCAAGCCATCGCTCAACGGTACATATACTATTGGTGGTACAACACCTGACTATCCTACTGTGGTTGACGCTATAAACGATCTGAATAGTTTCGGTATCTGCGGCCCGGTTGTGTTCAACATTCGTGACGGTAACTATACAGACGGTGGTAAGATAGACGCACCACTGCAAGGTAGCAGCGCCGTAAACCGGGTTACTTTCCAATCAGAATCTGGTGTAACAGCTAATGTGGTGATCACCCACGCTGCGTCCAATGCAAACAACAACGCGGTATTTGGACTGGATAATATATCTAATATAACCGTACGCAATCTTAAACTGGTAACTACCAATGGTAGCTTCTCTACAGCTATTGCGATGGGCGGTTCCGCGTCATACGACTCTGTTGTGGGTTGTATCCTGCAGGCGCCAACATCTGGTTCTTCAGGCGCAAATGCAGCCGTGGTGCAAGGATATTACCCATCATTCTCGGGTACTGAGAACGTGCTTCTGAAAAATACCATTATCGGCGGGTATTATGGCATATACTGGAATAGTGGTGGGGCTGCGACCAAGAACATCGTTGACAGTAATACACTTTCAGGACAGTACTACTACGGCATGTCTTTGTATTACACTTACGGTACAAAAGTGCGCGGTAATACGCTCACTTTGTCATCACCTGTTTACTATGGCGTTGATATGATGTATAACTACGCAGCGGGTACTACTTCATCGGATTTTATTGGTAATACAGTAAATGCGACTGGACCTGTGTATCCGATACGTCTCTACTATTTGAACCAGGGTGGCTCAAACACGGTTCGAGGTAAGTTTGCAGGCAATACTATCAATGGTTCTGGTTCTACTGTATACTGCTATATGTACAATCCGTACTATACAGATATGTATAACAATAAGATCAACCTGAACTCAACCGGTTATGTCAATAACTACTTTGGATATGCGGCCCAGTACACCAACGTGTATAACAACGAAATCAAAGTGAATGGTACTTATGGATATGCCTGGTATGCGTCAAGTATGTATTACAGCAACATTTACAACAACGCTGTCATAGGTAACTTTGGCTCGCTTTCTACAGCGTACGGTATGTATGCGTCATATGGCCAGTACGACTCGATATACAACAATACGATTTTGATGACGAGCACCTATTCATCGAGCTATGCACTTTACGCGTACCTCTATAGCTCGTCTTATTCAAACAACTGGATGCGCAATAACCTGATCGCTAACTTTAGCACCTCAACATCTGCTTATAGCGCGTATCTGAGTCCGGGTATTGGTTACAATAACACGTTTGACTACAATAACTACTATGCATCTAACGGCAACCACATATATAACGGTATGACCAGCCAGGTGCAAACTTTGCAGGCATGGCGTACATATAGCGGTGTCGATAAAAACTCGCTTTGCTATAATCCGGGTGTTATAAGCGCCACTGGTGACGCTCACCCCAATGCAAACGATTCTGCTTCATGGTCGTTGAATGGTCGTGGTATGCACATTGCCACCAATAATGCTGATCTTGAAGGCAACGCACGTGTCACTACCCTGGCAGCAGGCGTACCTGATATAGGTGCGTACGAATTCGTACCGAACTCAACACCGCCATTGGCTATAGCAACTCCTGCTGTCCCTGCGGTTGGTAAACAAGTATTCACATTTGGACAGGATACGGTTGCCGTTCTTGACTGGAAGCCAAACTCGCAGATACCTAATGTTGTTGACATACGGCAATACACGGGTACAGTTCCTCCGAGCTTCCCGGCAAACGTTGGCTTTATGTACTTCTATACTGATGTGAATGCAGCTAACAGTACTTACGACTTTACTGCAGATATTTACTATGACGATCCATGGAGAGGTACGATACCAACTGAAGCGAATATCCGCATGGTGAAAAAGCTGAATCCGCAGCCATGGCAGGCATACAACAGCCCCCTGAGCAGCGTGGATGTTAATCGCAACATCATACAGGCAAGTATGACCAACCTGGGCTACATGACCGGTATTGAGGATGGTACGCTGTTCTCTGCTATCATCACTCCTGGCGGTTCGGGTATCTTCTGTCCCGGTGGCAGTGTTGTCCTGAATGCGAACACAGGTATTGGTTACACTTACCAATGGCAGTTCAACTATGTAGATATTCCGGGTGCTACCGGCTCGTCTTACACAGCTACTGGCGCCGGCGACTACACAGTTAAGATCACTAACTCTGCTAACGTAACTGCTACTTCACTGGCATTCCTGGTAACTATTGTTGCTCCACCTGCAGCACAGGTATCAGCTAGCGGCCCGCTGACGTATTGTACTGGCGGCAACCTGACACTGAACGCAGCAACAGCAGTTAACCAAACTTACCAGTGGTACCTGAACGGTAACCTTATACCATCAGCTACTCAGCCAACTTACCAGGTAAACACCCACGGTAGCTATACGGTGATGGTGAAAGGTATGGGTTGTTCTAGTACTTCACCTGTGGTAACAGTGAGTGAAGGTCCGATCCAGGTAAACCTTGGCCAGGATACATCGTTCTGCGAGGGCACTCCATTTGTTCTGGACGCCGGTTATCCCGGTGCTAAATACCTGTGGAGCACGGGTGATACAACTCAGCAGATCACGATCTACAACAAACTGCAGTCTGGTACTTATACCGTTGCAGTGGATGCAGGTCCTAACTGTAAAGGTTCAGATAATATCATAGTTACAGTTAACCCGCTACCAGCAGTACTCGGTATCTCTTATGTGAAGAATGGTAGCACTTACCAATTCAGCCCAAGCGGTCCTACAGACGTGAAGAACTACCTGTGGATGTTCAGCGACAATACAACTGATACCGCTAAGACAGCAACACACACGTTCTCTATCCCTGAGTTCGAAGTGAAACTGGTCGTGTTCAATGATTGCGGTACAGATACAGCTATGCTGAAACTGCCAGTTAGTGTAGGCGAAACGGCAAATGGAGATGTACAGTTCACCGTATATCCAAACCCAGCCAGCGACTATATAACACTGACCTCTACAGGCGATGTTAAGTTCAGCGACGTAGTGATCATTAATGCAGTTGGCCAGGTGGTATACCGCGGCAACGCAGACCTGAAGCAGAAAGAGGAAGTGAACGTGGGCAGCTTTGCAAATGGCCACTACCTGATCCGCGCAACGACGGCTGCTGGTATGACTATTAGTAAACCATTTAACGTGGTGCGATAA